The genomic stretch CGTTGAAACGAACCTCCTCGATCCACCGATCGGGCTCCAGGACATCCCGGCCGTCCCTGAGCCATTTGCGGGCGTTGCCCGACCCCGCGTTGTAGGCGGCCATGACCCAGTCCTCCCGCGCGAAGGACCTGCCGAGCCAGGACAGGTGGGAGGCCCCCATGGAGATGTTGTCCTTTATGTCGTAGATATTGTATTTCTTCAGCCCCATCCGCTTGGCCTCGCCTTTGGCCGTGCCCGGCATGAGCTGCATGAGCCCGGACGCGCCGGCGTGGCTCGTGGCCCTGGGCTTGAAAGCGCTCTCCTGCCTCATGACGGCCCAGACGAGGTGATCCTCGACTCCATAGGTTTTGCAGGCGTCCTCCACCTGAGCCCGGAAGGGCCGGGGATAGAGCGCCTCGAGATCGGACCGGTAAAGGGTCGTGCCCAGGGTCATCAGCCCAGTCAAACGACGCGCCTGGTCGTAGACGTCCTCGAACCCAAGCCAGCGGGCCAGTTTCAGGGCGCGGTAAAGGTCTCGGGCCGAGGCGCCCTGAGCCTGGAGCCTTAGCCGGGCGTAGAGGACGAACCCCCACAGCTCCAGTTCGCCGGGTTTCGAGGCGAGCGACGGATTCTCCCCGTCCAGCAGTTTGATCGCTCCGGGGCGCGCCATGAAGGTATAGAGGGAAAGGGGATGGTCTCGTGCGAGGGTATCCAGGGTCCTCTCCGACTCGGCCGATTTGCCCGCTGCCCTCTGCGCGTGCGCGATCCAATAGAGGATGCGCGCCCTCCGGGCCCCATCCACACCAGGGGCGTAAGCCTGTTTCCAGAGGCGCACGGCCTCATCCGGTTTTCTCCCGTCCAGGCTCGCCCAGCCGCGCCGCCAGAGAACGTCGAAGGCATAGGCCGTATCGGGGTACCCCACGATCAGCCGGTCCTCCAGCTCCGTCCTCCGCTTGTCGCCGACGAGGCCGCTCAAGATCAGAAGCGCACGCGCCTGGACCTTGCCCTTGCGCTTCTCGACGATGCGCTCCAACACCCCAGCGGCGGCCTCCTTATCGCTCCGCGCAAGGACCCCGATGCGCCGAACGGACGCTTCCGCGTAGGCGTTCCCGTCCAGGGCCAGCGCCCCCCAGAGGCTCAGCGCTTCCGCGCCGCGCTTCATCCGAGATAGCGACCAGGCCCGATAATACGCCGCCCTCCGCCCCTCCGCAGAGCTGATGGGTACGGGGGCCAACCGCTCGACCGCCGCCCTGTCGTCCTTGACCAGATGGGCATAGACGCCCAGGGCAACCCGAACGGACTGCGGCCACGGCTTCTTGAGACGTGCCAGCACCTCGGCCGCAGCCTTGTTGCCGGCCTGTAGCTTGAGGAGGCTCAATGCCTGAGCAGTTCGGTCCTTCGGCAGACCCGGAAGACGGAGAAGGCGGGAGAGGACGTAAATTCTGCGTTCCTTCGTACCGGCGGTCCGGAGCATTCGCTCCAGGGCCGTCTGAATTTTCTGGGGTTCCCCATCCTTCAGCAGGCGATGCTGGGCCGCGGCGATGTAATATTTCAGCTCCCTCGGGGCGGATTTCCAAAGCCGCTCCGACAGATTCAGGGCCTCCTCGGTCCGCCCCATCCTCTCGTAACCCAGCAGGAGGGTCATATCGGCATAGGGACGAATTCCCTGGGGGAAGGCGTTCCTCTGTGCCTCCAGAATCGAGACCGCCTCGGGCCATTTGCCGCGGAGGCGCAGGGCATTGACCATCAAGGCGTGGTCCCGTGGGGACTTATCCCGCTTCGAGGCATAGGCCTCGTTCATTGCGGCCCAGGAACGCCGCCAAAAGAGGTCGTAAAGCCTGTTATCCGCAGCCGAGGCCGGAGAGGCGACGATGAAGGGGAGACCGACCAGACAGAGGAAAACGACGAGGCCCAGGAAGGCACGCGTTCCTGGAACAAAACTTTTTTTCAGCATGAATTCTCCTTTAACGAAAGACAAAAATAACGAAAGACAAAAAGAGACAAAAATTGGCGAGCTTGCCGAAACGTGCCCGCCTCCTATTAGGGCGCCTCTTATCGGGCGCCTCTCGTCAGAAAAAATACAGAACCTGACGTACCCATTCCGGGTAGCCCAAGTTGGGCACAGGTGCGGCAAAGAGGCAGAAGGCCGCACCACCGCTGCCCGTTATGCCCCAGGCCAGGGCCTCCGATCGCTCCAGTATCCCGAAAAGTTCGCGATACTCGGGAAAACGCTCCAGAAGCGGCAGCGCAAAGTCATTGGGGAGCAGCCCAACGCGTTCCCCCTTTTGAAGCGCTTTATAAAGACGCAGGGCCTCCCCCCTGGCCTCGGGCGCACAAAGCGGATACCCACGGGGATGCCGGGCGTCCAGCTCGTCGTAGGCCCCCTTTGTGCCCACGCTCCACTCGGGGAAGAAGACCCGGCCCCCCAGGGAAAGCGCGGGCAGGGGCTCAAGACGATCCCCGATCCCCGATACCAGGGCGACGGGAAAACCGGAGAAAAGACAGGGCACATCCGCGCCCGTCCTGCGGGCGACCTCCGGCCACCGGGGGTCCGGGATCTCCGTGACAAGCCACCGAAGTAACGCGGCTCCGTTGCCGCTCCCCGCCCCGAGTCCGGCCCCCGGGAAAAGGCTCTTCAGGATCTCTATATCCAGAGGAGGAACGGCAAGACCTGACGCGCGGGCAAGGCGCA from uncultured Fretibacterium sp. encodes the following:
- a CDS encoding tetratricopeptide repeat protein yields the protein MLKKSFVPGTRAFLGLVVFLCLVGLPFIVASPASAADNRLYDLFWRRSWAAMNEAYASKRDKSPRDHALMVNALRLRGKWPEAVSILEAQRNAFPQGIRPYADMTLLLGYERMGRTEEALNLSERLWKSAPRELKYYIAAAQHRLLKDGEPQKIQTALERMLRTAGTKERRIYVLSRLLRLPGLPKDRTAQALSLLKLQAGNKAAAEVLARLKKPWPQSVRVALGVYAHLVKDDRAAVERLAPVPISSAEGRRAAYYRAWSLSRMKRGAEALSLWGALALDGNAYAEASVRRIGVLARSDKEAAAGVLERIVEKRKGKVQARALLILSGLVGDKRRTELEDRLIVGYPDTAYAFDVLWRRGWASLDGRKPDEAVRLWKQAYAPGVDGARRARILYWIAHAQRAAGKSAESERTLDTLARDHPLSLYTFMARPGAIKLLDGENPSLASKPGELELWGFVLYARLRLQAQGASARDLYRALKLARWLGFEDVYDQARRLTGLMTLGTTLYRSDLEALYPRPFRAQVEDACKTYGVEDHLVWAVMRQESAFKPRATSHAGASGLMQLMPGTAKGEAKRMGLKKYNIYDIKDNISMGASHLSWLGRSFAREDWVMAAYNAGSGNARKWLRDGRDVLEPDRWIEEVRFNETCDYVQKVSGNLAVYRMLYGGAEAAKKGKSASPSSEDAEEELPLEDGTEVVN
- a CDS encoding 4-diphosphocytidyl-2C-methyl-D-erythritol kinase, with amino-acid sequence MRFVLPSFAKLNLSLRVTGRRDDGYHDLVSLFLRIPSGEVLRVVRRPDPAEGDLVNVEGMELEGENIVARALRLARASGLAVPPLDIEILKSLFPGAGLGAGSGNGAALLRWLVTEIPDPRWPEVARRTGADVPCLFSGFPVALVSGIGDRLEPLPALSLGGRVFFPEWSVGTKGAYDELDARHPRGYPLCAPEARGEALRLYKALQKGERVGLLPNDFALPLLERFPEYRELFGILERSEALAWGITGSGGAAFCLFAAPVPNLGYPEWVRQVLYFF